In Arsenicicoccus dermatophilus, a genomic segment contains:
- the ispF gene encoding 2-C-methyl-D-erythritol 2,4-cyclodiphosphate synthase: protein MSERPIVPRVGIGTDIHAYAEPGSGRPMWLAGLLWEGEVGLEGHSDADVVAHAACNAIFSAAGMGDLGRHFGTGRPHWAGASGVTLLTEACRIVRDAGWEIGNVAVQVIGPRPKVGRRRAEAEALLSEVVGAPVSVSGATSDGLGFPGREEGLVGIATALVHRA from the coding sequence ATGAGCGAGCGTCCGATCGTGCCGCGCGTGGGGATCGGCACCGACATCCATGCGTATGCCGAGCCGGGCAGCGGGCGCCCGATGTGGCTCGCCGGACTGCTGTGGGAGGGCGAGGTCGGGCTCGAGGGGCACTCGGACGCCGACGTCGTCGCGCACGCGGCGTGCAACGCGATCTTCTCGGCGGCGGGGATGGGAGACCTGGGCCGGCACTTCGGCACCGGCCGTCCGCACTGGGCCGGGGCGAGCGGAGTGACCCTGCTGACCGAGGCCTGCCGGATCGTGCGCGACGCAGGCTGGGAGATCGGCAACGTCGCCGTCCAGGTGATCGGCCCGCGCCCCAAGGTCGGGCGGCGCCGCGCGGAGGCGGAGGCGCTGCTGAGCGAGGTCGTGGGCGCCCCCGTGTCGGTGAGCGGGGCGACGAGCGACGGGCTCGGCTTCCCGGGGCGCGAGGAGGGCCTGGTCGGCATCGCGACGGCGCTGGTCCACCGGGCCTGA
- a CDS encoding N-acetylmuramoyl-L-alanine amidase, with translation MTTSTHRHSVSRLVLATALAVTGAGLAGCAVEEAPTGPETSAAAPVAAAPVAPDQVTATPLAVAPVAATRPRPLAGTTIVVDPGHNGGNAAHPRALNRKVYAGNGIWKPCNTTGTRTVRGYPEHAQVWDVATRLAAVLRAQGARVVLTRASDRGFGPCIDQRAAIGNRARATLVVSIHDDGNVSRRARGFHVIHSTRMVGGTVAQQRSARLAVAVRDAFQRGTGMPRSTYLGRGTALTPRTDIGGLNLSRVPAIMVEAGNMRHPTDAALLGTPAFRQREAVALATGIRRYLGR, from the coding sequence ATGACGACATCTACGCACCGTCACTCGGTGTCACGCCTGGTCCTCGCGACGGCTCTCGCCGTGACCGGGGCCGGCCTCGCGGGGTGCGCCGTCGAGGAGGCCCCCACCGGCCCGGAGACGTCCGCCGCGGCCCCGGTGGCTGCTGCTCCGGTGGCTCCGGACCAGGTGACCGCGACCCCGCTGGCCGTGGCGCCGGTCGCCGCCACCAGGCCTCGCCCGCTCGCCGGCACCACGATCGTCGTCGACCCCGGGCACAACGGCGGCAACGCGGCCCACCCGCGCGCCCTCAACCGCAAGGTGTATGCCGGGAACGGGATCTGGAAGCCCTGCAACACCACCGGCACCCGCACCGTCCGCGGCTACCCCGAGCACGCCCAGGTGTGGGACGTCGCGACCCGGCTGGCCGCGGTGCTGCGGGCCCAGGGCGCCAGGGTGGTCCTCACCCGCGCGAGCGACCGCGGCTTCGGCCCGTGCATCGACCAGCGGGCCGCCATCGGCAACCGCGCCCGCGCCACCCTGGTGGTCTCGATCCACGACGACGGCAACGTCTCCCGCAGGGCCCGCGGCTTCCACGTCATCCACTCGACGCGGATGGTGGGCGGCACGGTCGCCCAGCAGCGCTCGGCCCGACTGGCCGTGGCCGTGCGCGATGCCTTCCAGCGGGGCACCGGCATGCCGCGCTCGACCTACCTCGGCCGGGGCACCGCCCTGACCCCGCGCACGGACATCGGGGGCCTCAACCTCTCCCGCGTCCCCGCGATCATGGTCGAGGCGGGCAACATGCGGCACCCCACCGACGCCGCGCTCCTCGGCACCCCGGCCTTCCGGCAGCGGGAGGCGGTCGCGCTGGCCACCGGGATACGCCGCTATCTCGGACGTTGA
- the cysS gene encoding cysteine--tRNA ligase: MSLHIFDSATRELREFQPLHEGRVGIYICGLTTQGLPHIGHVRFAVAFDILRRWLTAGHGYDVTLIRNVTDIDDKILRKSAENDAEWWAWSYEHERQTAAALDLLGVLPATYEPRATGHIPEMVSLMDTLVERGHAYPAPDGSGDVYFDVRSFPAYGELTRQSIEDMEAAEDADPRGKRDPRDFALWKGAKAQEPATAHWPSPYGPGRPGWHLECSAMVRKYLGDTFDIHGGGVDLRFPHHENEQAQSRAAGFGFARYWMHNAWVTVQGEKMSKSLGNSLVVTEIARHSRPLALRYYLGSAHYRSTIEFHEGSLREAEAAVDRIEGFLRRAVEHGEPEAVAGDGFPEAFRTAMDDDLGVSGALAVIHDTVRAGNTALDDGDRALARTLAGQVVAMTDVLGVNPLDPRWGSAGGDSDPAREALDALVQAQLERRAAARKERDFATADAIRDDLAAAGIAVEDSPSGARWSLAHPTPGSED; encoded by the coding sequence GTGAGCCTCCACATCTTTGACAGCGCCACGCGCGAGCTGCGTGAGTTCCAGCCCCTGCACGAGGGGAGGGTCGGCATCTACATCTGCGGGCTCACGACCCAGGGCCTGCCCCACATCGGGCACGTGCGCTTCGCCGTCGCGTTCGACATCCTGCGGCGGTGGCTGACCGCCGGGCACGGCTACGACGTCACCCTGATCCGCAACGTCACCGACATCGACGACAAGATCCTGCGCAAGTCCGCGGAGAACGACGCCGAGTGGTGGGCCTGGTCCTACGAGCACGAGCGGCAGACGGCCGCGGCGCTGGACCTGCTGGGCGTGCTGCCCGCGACCTACGAGCCGCGCGCCACCGGGCACATCCCCGAGATGGTCTCCCTCATGGACACCCTCGTCGAGCGTGGCCATGCCTATCCGGCGCCGGACGGCTCCGGCGACGTCTACTTCGACGTGCGGTCCTTCCCGGCCTACGGCGAGCTGACCCGGCAGTCCATCGAGGACATGGAGGCCGCCGAGGACGCCGACCCACGGGGCAAGCGCGACCCCCGCGACTTCGCCCTGTGGAAGGGCGCCAAGGCGCAGGAGCCGGCCACCGCGCACTGGCCCTCGCCGTACGGTCCCGGTCGTCCCGGCTGGCACCTGGAGTGCTCGGCGATGGTTCGCAAGTACCTCGGCGACACCTTCGACATCCACGGCGGCGGCGTCGACCTGCGCTTCCCGCACCACGAGAACGAGCAGGCCCAGTCCCGCGCCGCCGGGTTCGGCTTCGCGCGCTACTGGATGCACAACGCCTGGGTGACCGTGCAGGGCGAGAAGATGTCCAAGTCGCTGGGCAACTCCCTGGTCGTCACGGAGATCGCCCGCCACAGCAGGCCGCTCGCGCTGCGCTACTACCTCGGGTCGGCGCACTACCGCTCCACCATCGAGTTCCACGAGGGCTCGCTGCGCGAGGCCGAGGCTGCGGTCGACCGGATCGAGGGCTTCCTGCGGCGCGCCGTCGAGCACGGCGAGCCCGAGGCGGTGGCCGGGGACGGCTTCCCCGAGGCCTTCCGTACGGCGATGGACGACGACCTGGGCGTCTCCGGCGCCCTCGCCGTGATCCACGACACCGTGCGGGCCGGCAACACCGCCCTCGACGACGGCGACCGCGCGCTCGCCCGCACCCTGGCCGGCCAGGTCGTCGCCATGACCGACGTGCTCGGCGTCAACCCGCTCGACCCCCGCTGGGGGAGCGCGGGCGGCGACAGCGACCCTGCCCGCGAGGCGTTGGACGCGCTCGTGCAGGCGCAGCTGGAGCGGCGTGCGGCGGCGCGCAAGGAGCGCGACTTCGCGACGGCCGACGCCATCCGTGACGACCTGGCCGCGGCCGGCATCGCCGTCGAGGACTCTCCGTCCGGCGCCCGCTGGAGCCTGGCCCATCCCACCCCCGGCAGCGAGGACTGA
- the rlmB gene encoding 23S rRNA (guanosine(2251)-2'-O)-methyltransferase RlmB translates to MPGNSQRRGATRKGSSRKGSVVGSGGQRRRGLEGRGPTPKAEDRPYHKAHKAAKRAEKAADGRGPGAGGGRVAGSRPGGDRRRTRQSTEMVAGRNSVLEALRADIPATTLYVANRIDSDDRVREALKIATERGIALLETPRGELDRLTDGAVHQGLALQVPPYDYAHPAELVDPQSPGIPLVVALDGITDPRNLGAIIRSVGAFGGHGIVVPERRSAGMTASAWKTSAGAASRVPVAQATNLTRTLQEFRKDGYFVIGLDMDGDVELPDLDLADQPLVVVVGSEGKGLSRLVGEQCDQIVSIPMASGNESLNAGIATGVTLYEIARQRGTGRRS, encoded by the coding sequence ATGCCCGGCAACTCCCAGCGCCGAGGCGCCACGCGAAAGGGCTCGTCCCGCAAGGGATCGGTCGTCGGCAGCGGCGGTCAGCGGCGGCGTGGCCTCGAGGGCAGGGGGCCCACGCCCAAGGCCGAGGACCGGCCCTATCACAAGGCCCACAAGGCCGCGAAGCGCGCCGAGAAGGCCGCCGACGGGCGCGGCCCGGGTGCGGGCGGCGGTCGCGTCGCGGGCTCGCGGCCCGGCGGCGACCGGCGGCGGACCCGCCAGTCCACCGAGATGGTGGCGGGCCGCAACTCCGTGCTCGAGGCGCTGCGCGCCGACATACCCGCCACGACGCTGTACGTCGCCAACCGGATCGACTCCGACGACCGGGTCCGCGAGGCGCTCAAGATCGCCACCGAGCGGGGGATCGCCCTGCTCGAGACCCCGCGCGGCGAGCTCGACCGGCTGACCGACGGCGCCGTCCACCAGGGCCTGGCGCTGCAGGTGCCGCCCTACGACTACGCCCACCCCGCCGAGCTGGTCGACCCGCAGTCGCCGGGCATCCCGCTCGTGGTGGCGCTTGACGGCATCACCGACCCCCGCAACCTCGGGGCGATCATCCGTTCCGTCGGCGCCTTCGGCGGGCACGGCATCGTGGTGCCCGAGCGGCGCAGCGCCGGCATGACCGCCTCGGCGTGGAAGACCAGCGCCGGCGCGGCCTCCCGTGTCCCGGTCGCCCAGGCCACCAACCTCACCCGCACGCTGCAGGAGTTCCGCAAGGACGGCTACTTCGTGATCGGGCTGGACATGGACGGCGACGTCGAGCTGCCCGACCTGGACCTGGCCGACCAGCCCCTCGTGGTCGTCGTCGGCTCCGAGGGCAAGGGCCTGTCCCGCCTCGTCGGTGAGCAGTGCGACCAGATCGTGTCGATCCCGATGGCGAGCGGCAACGAGTCGCTCAACGCCGGGATCGCGACGGGCGTGACGCTCTACGAGATCGCCCGCCAGCGGGGCACCGGCCGCCGCTCCTGA
- a CDS encoding DUF4032 domain-containing protein: MALEITAARPDPALLDLPWTTPLEEWPESILAALPRGISRHTVRFVRVPAGVVAIKEIKDEIAWREYHMLRALNRLQIPAVRPYGVVSGRVTEDGTPLDACLLTHHLQFSLPFRALFSQSLRPDTATRLIDALAVLLVRLHLQGFWWGDVSLSNALFRRDAGAFAAYLVDAETGELRDELSNGQREHDLDIARINIAGELMDLEAGGVLPEGNDPVEVSDQIMQRYRALWQELTGLETFTVGERWRVDERIRRLNEIGFDVDELAISTDIDGTTLRIQPKVVDAGHHSRRLLRLTGLDVEENQARRLLNDLDAYRAATDVQGEDEAITATRWLNEIYLPVTRAIPDDLRGKLEPAEMFHEILEHRWYLSEHNGHDMPIGQAMADYIMRILPTKPRERTIVGVDTVEMPVVAWDG; encoded by the coding sequence ATGGCGCTCGAGATCACCGCAGCCCGTCCAGACCCGGCCCTGCTCGACCTGCCCTGGACCACCCCGCTGGAGGAGTGGCCCGAGTCGATCCTGGCCGCCCTCCCCCGTGGGATCTCCCGCCACACGGTGCGGTTCGTGCGGGTGCCCGCCGGCGTGGTCGCCATCAAGGAGATCAAGGACGAGATCGCCTGGCGGGAGTACCACATGCTCCGCGCCCTCAACCGGTTGCAGATCCCCGCCGTCCGGCCGTACGGCGTCGTCAGCGGCCGGGTCACCGAGGACGGCACGCCCCTGGACGCCTGCCTGCTCACCCATCACCTGCAGTTCTCGCTCCCCTTCCGCGCGCTGTTCAGCCAGTCCCTGCGCCCGGACACCGCCACCCGCCTCATCGACGCGCTCGCGGTCCTGCTCGTGCGGCTGCACCTGCAGGGCTTCTGGTGGGGCGACGTGTCCCTGTCCAACGCGCTGTTCCGCCGGGACGCAGGCGCCTTCGCGGCCTATCTCGTGGACGCCGAGACCGGTGAGCTGCGCGACGAGCTGAGCAACGGCCAGCGCGAGCACGATCTGGACATCGCCCGGATCAACATCGCCGGCGAGCTGATGGACCTGGAGGCGGGTGGTGTCCTGCCCGAGGGCAACGACCCGGTCGAGGTGTCCGACCAGATCATGCAGCGTTACCGCGCCCTCTGGCAGGAGCTCACCGGGCTGGAGACCTTCACCGTGGGCGAGCGCTGGCGGGTCGACGAGCGGATCCGGCGACTCAACGAGATCGGCTTCGACGTCGACGAGCTCGCGATCTCCACCGACATCGACGGCACGACCCTGCGGATCCAGCCCAAGGTCGTCGACGCCGGCCACCACTCCCGCCGGCTGCTGCGCCTGACCGGCCTGGACGTGGAGGAGAACCAGGCCCGGCGCCTGCTCAACGACCTGGACGCCTATCGCGCCGCGACCGACGTGCAGGGTGAGGACGAGGCGATCACGGCGACGCGCTGGCTCAACGAGATCTACCTGCCCGTCACCCGCGCCATCCCCGACGACCTGCGCGGCAAGCTGGAGCCCGCCGAGATGTTCCACGAGATCCTCGAGCACCGGTGGTACCTCAGCGAGCACAACGGTCACGACATGCCGATCGGCCAGGCGATGGCGGACTACATCATGCGGATCCTGCCGACCAAGCCGCGCGAGAGGACCATCGTCGGCGTGGACACCGTCGAGATGCCGGTCGTCGCCTGGGACGGCTGA
- a CDS encoding ABC transporter ATP-binding protein yields the protein MATVRFDDATRLYPGNDKPSVDRLNIDIEDGEFLVLVGPSGCGKSTSLRMLAGLEEVNGGKIWIGDRDVTHLSPKDRDVAMVFQNYALYPHMTVADNMGFALKIAGVDKGEIRRRVEEAAAILDLGEYLERKPKALSGGQRQRVAMGRAIVRNPQVFLMDEPLSNLDAKLRVQTRTQIASLQRRLGVTTVYVTHDQVEAMTMGDRVAVLKDGILQQCDSPRRMYDHPDNVFVAGFIGSPAMNIMEVPVTDGGVRIGDHVTPVPRDALHEAGRKVIMGVRPEDLELTPDGQGLPVTIDVVEELGADAYVYGTTDGAHGSGQIIARVDGRRPPMKGERVAFKPKADHIHVFDADSGLRLND from the coding sequence ATGGCAACTGTGCGTTTCGACGACGCGACGCGGCTCTACCCGGGCAACGACAAGCCCTCGGTCGACCGGCTCAACATCGACATCGAGGACGGCGAGTTCCTCGTCCTCGTCGGCCCTTCCGGCTGCGGCAAGTCCACCTCGCTGCGCATGCTCGCCGGCCTCGAGGAGGTCAACGGCGGCAAGATCTGGATCGGCGACCGCGACGTCACCCACCTGTCCCCCAAGGACCGCGACGTGGCCATGGTCTTCCAGAACTACGCGCTCTACCCCCACATGACGGTCGCCGACAACATGGGCTTCGCGCTCAAGATCGCCGGCGTCGACAAGGGTGAGATCCGCCGCCGCGTCGAGGAGGCCGCGGCGATCCTGGACCTCGGGGAGTACCTCGAGCGCAAGCCCAAGGCCCTCTCCGGCGGCCAGCGCCAGCGCGTCGCCATGGGCCGCGCGATCGTCCGCAACCCGCAGGTCTTCCTCATGGACGAGCCGCTGTCCAACCTCGACGCCAAGCTGCGCGTGCAGACCCGCACCCAGATCGCCTCGCTGCAGCGCCGGCTCGGGGTCACCACGGTCTACGTCACCCACGACCAGGTCGAGGCCATGACCATGGGCGACCGGGTCGCCGTCCTCAAGGACGGCATCCTGCAGCAGTGCGACTCCCCGCGTCGGATGTACGACCACCCCGACAACGTCTTCGTCGCCGGCTTCATCGGCTCCCCCGCGATGAACATCATGGAGGTCCCGGTCACCGACGGCGGCGTGCGCATCGGCGACCACGTCACCCCGGTCCCCCGCGACGCGCTGCACGAGGCCGGTCGCAAGGTCATCATGGGCGTCCGCCCCGAGGACCTCGAGCTCACCCCCGACGGCCAGGGCCTGCCGGTCACCATCGACGTGGTCGAGGAGCTCGGCGCCGACGCCTATGTCTACGGCACCACCGACGGCGCCCACGGCTCCGGCCAGATCATCGCCCGCGTCGACGGCCGTCGCCCCCCGATGAAGGGCGAGCGGGTCGCCTTCAAGCCCAAGGCCGACCACATCCACGTGTTCGACGCCGACAGCGGCCTGCGGCTCAACGACTGA
- a CDS encoding LacI family DNA-binding transcriptional regulator, giving the protein MRPPRLVDVAAHAKVSEATVSRVLNGKPNVAESTRQAVLTALDVLGYDQPHRLRRAATGLVGLICPALDTPIVPALSQVIVTSLAGRGYTAVLCPRTPGGRHEDACTRMLLDRGVAGIIVIGGQHADTTTSPDRYLRLREGGLPLVLLDGYHPGIDAPVVSTDDAASMDLALTHLIQLGHTEIGLAAGPERQVPVIRRIQAYRETMARLLDRRDPDALVETTTFTVEGGAAAATRLLSRGCTAVVCDSDLMALGAIRAARALGRQVPQDVSVVGHDDSVLMAFTDPPLTTVRQDVASIGETAVRCLLDEIDGRPGPRDELVFRPELVVRASTAPVPTRR; this is encoded by the coding sequence ATGCGCCCTCCGCGACTCGTCGACGTCGCCGCCCACGCCAAGGTGAGCGAGGCGACGGTCAGCCGCGTCCTCAACGGCAAGCCCAACGTCGCCGAGTCGACCCGCCAGGCGGTGCTGACCGCCCTCGACGTCCTCGGGTACGACCAGCCCCACCGGCTGCGGCGCGCCGCCACCGGGCTCGTCGGCCTGATCTGCCCCGCGCTGGACACCCCGATCGTCCCCGCGCTCAGCCAGGTCATCGTGACCTCGCTCGCCGGGCGCGGCTACACCGCCGTGCTGTGCCCCCGGACGCCGGGCGGCAGGCACGAGGACGCCTGCACCCGGATGCTGCTGGACCGCGGCGTCGCCGGGATCATCGTCATCGGCGGGCAGCACGCCGACACGACCACCTCGCCCGACCGCTACCTGCGGCTGCGGGAGGGCGGGCTGCCGCTGGTGCTGCTGGACGGCTACCACCCGGGCATCGACGCGCCCGTGGTGTCCACCGACGACGCCGCCTCGATGGACCTCGCGCTCACCCACCTGATCCAGCTGGGGCACACCGAGATCGGGCTCGCCGCAGGGCCGGAGCGCCAGGTCCCGGTGATCCGCAGGATCCAGGCCTATCGCGAGACCATGGCCCGGCTCCTCGACCGGCGTGACCCCGACGCCCTCGTGGAGACGACGACGTTCACCGTGGAGGGCGGCGCCGCAGCCGCGACCCGGCTGCTGTCCCGCGGATGCACGGCCGTGGTGTGCGACTCGGACCTGATGGCGCTCGGTGCGATCCGGGCGGCGCGGGCGCTGGGCCGGCAGGTCCCGCAAGACGTCTCGGTGGTCGGCCACGACGACTCGGTGCTGATGGCCTTCACCGATCCGCCGCTGACGACGGTGCGCCAGGACGTGGCCTCGATCGGCGAGACGGCGGTGCGGTGCCTGCTGGACGAGATCGACGGGCGCCCCGGGCCGCGCGACGAGCTGGTGTTCCGCCCGGAGCTGGTGGTGCGCGCGTCGACGGCGCCGGTCCCCACCCGCCGCTGA
- the otsB gene encoding trehalose-phosphatase: MRDDLRAAVDALAAAESLLVATDFDGVLAPLVDDPMSSRPLPGTVEALRALSRMPGTTVAAVSGRDLGTLGHLSGLGTVDEGESIVLVGSHGAQVSDPEVGGGHELSEPQAVALAALDEALTAIVAAHPGTRIERKPAAVVLHTRGVDQPVANAATAATVAMAAGHSKAHVMPGKCVVELSVVDADKGSAIRDLASWCGATAVYYAGDDVTDERAFAAMASDGREGDLTLKVGPGDTAARHRVDSPEDAAEVLLALTEARSRHTTA, translated from the coding sequence ATGCGGGACGACCTGCGGGCCGCCGTCGACGCCCTCGCCGCGGCCGAGAGCCTGCTCGTGGCAACGGACTTCGACGGGGTCCTCGCGCCGCTCGTCGACGACCCGATGTCCTCGCGGCCCCTGCCGGGGACCGTCGAGGCGCTGCGCGCGCTGAGCCGTATGCCGGGCACCACCGTCGCCGCCGTCTCCGGACGTGACCTCGGCACCCTCGGCCACCTCTCTGGCCTCGGCACCGTCGACGAGGGCGAAAGCATCGTGCTCGTCGGCTCGCACGGCGCCCAGGTCTCCGACCCCGAGGTGGGCGGTGGGCACGAGCTGTCCGAGCCCCAGGCGGTCGCCCTCGCCGCCCTCGACGAGGCACTCACCGCGATCGTCGCGGCCCACCCCGGCACCCGCATCGAGCGCAAGCCCGCCGCGGTCGTGCTGCACACCCGCGGGGTGGACCAGCCGGTCGCCAACGCCGCCACCGCCGCCACCGTCGCCATGGCCGCCGGGCACTCCAAGGCCCACGTCATGCCCGGCAAGTGCGTCGTCGAGCTGTCCGTCGTGGACGCCGACAAGGGCTCCGCCATCAGGGACCTCGCGAGCTGGTGCGGGGCGACGGCGGTCTACTACGCCGGCGACGACGTGACCGACGAGCGGGCCTTCGCCGCCATGGCGTCCGACGGGCGAGAGGGCGACCTGACGCTCAAGGTCGGCCCGGGCGACACAGCCGCGCGCCACCGCGTGGACTCCCCCGAGGACGCCGCCGAGGTGCTGCTCGCCCTGACCGAGGCACGTTCTCGGCATACCACCGCCTGA
- a CDS encoding alpha,alpha-trehalose-phosphate synthase (UDP-forming): MADSTQRFDFVIAANRLPVDRVVDADGNVEWHRSPGGLVTAMESVMSERDGVWVGWAGEAGEAPAPFDEGGMRLHPVPLSEEEVAGYYEGFSNDTLWPIYHDVIVPAQFHRKWWQLYREVNERFAQALADVAAEGATVWVHDYQLQLVPALLRQLRSDVRIGWFDHIPFPPVELFGQLPWRAAILEGLLGADFLGFQRPGDAENFLRACRRHLGMTVKGDVVHVGKTTGGHDVRAASVPISVDFSSMDELARRPEVRRRAKEIRASLGDPSVLLLGIDRLDYTKGIRHRLKAYEELLRDGHLDGSDTTFVQIATPSRERIDAYIDLREHVESAVGRINGEYSDIGSPAMEYLHQSHPREELAALYLAADIMLVTPLRDGMNLVAKEYVSCRHDNGGALVLSEFTGAAEELKEAYLVNPHDTVGLKRTIMDAIGASPAERSRRMKALRRRVRRNDVQHWAASFLEQLEAAPGRPARHTRPATLEREEREGRVDALEHQRQLDAQEDEAHATDEEA, translated from the coding sequence ATGGCTGACAGCACCCAGCGCTTCGACTTCGTCATCGCCGCCAACCGGCTGCCCGTGGACCGGGTGGTGGACGCGGACGGCAACGTCGAGTGGCACCGCTCCCCAGGCGGGCTCGTGACCGCGATGGAGTCGGTCATGTCCGAGCGCGACGGCGTCTGGGTCGGGTGGGCCGGCGAGGCCGGAGAGGCCCCCGCGCCCTTCGACGAGGGCGGCATGCGGCTGCACCCGGTGCCCCTGTCCGAGGAGGAGGTCGCGGGCTACTACGAAGGCTTCAGCAACGACACCCTGTGGCCCATCTACCACGACGTCATCGTGCCGGCGCAGTTTCACCGCAAGTGGTGGCAGCTCTACCGCGAGGTCAACGAGCGCTTCGCGCAGGCCCTGGCCGACGTCGCCGCCGAGGGCGCGACGGTCTGGGTCCACGACTACCAGCTCCAGCTCGTCCCGGCCCTGCTGCGCCAGCTGCGCTCCGACGTGCGGATCGGCTGGTTCGACCACATCCCCTTCCCGCCCGTCGAGCTCTTCGGCCAGCTGCCCTGGCGCGCGGCGATCCTCGAGGGTCTGCTGGGCGCGGACTTCCTGGGCTTCCAGCGCCCCGGGGACGCCGAGAACTTCCTGCGCGCCTGCCGGCGCCACCTCGGTATGACGGTGAAGGGCGACGTGGTCCACGTCGGGAAGACCACCGGCGGGCACGACGTCCGCGCCGCGTCGGTGCCGATCTCCGTGGACTTCTCGTCGATGGACGAGCTCGCCCGCCGGCCCGAGGTCCGCCGCCGGGCCAAGGAGATCCGCGCGTCGCTGGGCGACCCCAGCGTCCTGCTGCTCGGCATCGACCGCCTCGACTACACCAAGGGCATCCGGCACCGGCTCAAGGCCTACGAGGAGCTGCTGCGCGACGGCCACCTCGACGGGTCGGACACCACCTTCGTCCAGATCGCGACCCCCTCGCGCGAGCGGATCGACGCCTACATCGACCTGCGCGAGCACGTCGAGAGCGCGGTCGGGCGGATCAACGGCGAGTACTCCGACATCGGCTCCCCCGCGATGGAGTACCTCCACCAGTCCCACCCGCGCGAGGAGCTCGCGGCGCTCTACCTCGCCGCCGACATCATGCTCGTCACCCCGCTGCGCGACGGGATGAACCTCGTCGCCAAGGAGTACGTCTCCTGCCGCCACGACAACGGCGGCGCCCTGGTGCTGTCCGAGTTCACCGGTGCCGCCGAGGAGCTCAAGGAGGCCTACCTCGTCAACCCGCACGACACGGTCGGCCTGAAGCGCACCATCATGGACGCCATCGGCGCCAGCCCCGCCGAACGCTCCCGACGGATGAAGGCGCTGCGCCGCCGGGTCCGCCGCAACGACGTGCAGCACTGGGCCGCCAGCTTCCTCGAGCAGCTCGAGGCCGCGCCGGGTCGCCCCGCGCGCCACACCCGCCCGGCGACCCTGGAGCGCGAGGAGCGGGAGGGCCGCGTCGACGCCCTCGAGCACCAGCGCCAGCTGGACGCCCAGGAGGACGAAGCCCACGCGACCGACGAGGAGGCGTGA